The DNA region ACCGCGGCTCGGCTACTCATCGTGATGTCCAGGTCTTCTTGGATCAAGAAGGCCGTTCTGACTACTTGCTGGGGAACATGTTGAGCCATAGCTGAGTCACGTGGGCGACGGCTTCGAGGTACGGCGGGATCTCTGTGCTGTGGCCGGCGGCAAGTCGCTGGTAGCGGTCGGGCCACGACTCGGGAAGCTGCGGGAGGTCGTCTGGCGGCTCGGTGTCGTTGCGTTCCAGCCATACGGATTCGGACTGCGGCTGCCGTTTGCTCTGGTACGAGCAGGCCATGTTCGAGCAGGATGGTGAGGTCGACGAGATCGCGGACCCGCGAGTTCTCACGTTCCCCGAAGTCACGGAGCATGCCGTGGAACTTCTCCGCCGCAT from Alloactinosynnema sp. L-07 includes:
- a CDS encoding nucleotidyl transferase AbiEii/AbiGii toxin family protein, encoding MADKPFGRIQLDVSPRTHELHATDKLAIPSSLAFAGIPAVEVEAVDIHRHAAEKFHGMLRDFGERENSRVRDLVDLTILLEHGLLVPEQTAAAVRIRMAGTQRHRAARRPPAASRVVARPLPATCRRPQHRDPAVPRSRRPRDSAMAQHVPQQVVRTAFLIQEDLDITMSSRAAVTTRR